The window GTACACAGCGTCACTGGAAGGCGGTTATCCCTTTGAAGTCCGCAAAGACCTCTACATCGAGCCGCAAGCGCAAATCATCTATAGCTACGTGGAACTCGACGACAGCGATGACCTGGCCGCTGACGTGCGTTTCGAGGACGTCGATTCATTGATCGGGCGGCTGGGAGTGCGTATCGACAAGGACTGGTTCCGCGAAGACGACGATGGCAAGACCCGCCGCACCAACGGTTGGATTCGGCCGAGTATCTGGCATGAATTCAAGGGCGAGCCGAAGACCGAGTTTTCTTCAGCCAACGGCTTTGTGCCTTTCGAGGCCGACATTGGCGGCACCTGGGGCGAGATCAATCTCGGGGTGGACTATCAGGCCAACGAACGCACCACGTTCTATGTGTCTGCCGGCTATCAACGTGCCTTTGACGGCGAGAGCCACAGTTACGAAGGAATGCTCGGGGTCAAAGTGGCGTTCTAGCGTCGTCATTGGCGAATTGTCGTATCGCCCCCCCAAGCAGGGGAGTTCTGCGCAGGGCATGAACATCCGAGCATAGGGCTCACGCGCCCTGACAGGATTTTTGTGCATGACGTCCATGACTGACTCCCCCTATGCCGCCTTGATCGGGCGTAGCGAACGAACGACCGAGCATTTGAGTGTCAGCCTGGCCAAGCGGATCGCGGCCACGCTGGGTGAATCGGCGCCAGCTTCGGGACAGACGCTGCCTGCCTTGTGGCACTGGGCATTTTTCCAGCCAGCAATGGAAGAAGAAGGCCTCGGGAACGACGGCCATCCAGCCCACAGCAGCCTTTTACCGGCGATCCAGAATCGCAATCGGATGTGGGCGGGCGGACGTGTTGAGTTTCTTGAGGCTCTGCGTGTTGGCGTTGAAGCCACCCGAATCACAACCGTGCTGAAGATCGAAGAAAAAAGCGGACGCACCGGCTCACTGCTGTTTGCCACCCTGCGCCACGACTATGTGCAGGACGGGCGCCTGGCGATTCGCGAAGAGCAGGATATTGTCTATCGCGAGCCAACTCCGCCCAGACTTGCCAGCGGCGAAGCATTGCCCCTCGCGGGTTGGCAAGAGTCGATAACGCCCACGCCGGTCCTGTTGTTTCGCTACAGCGCGGTGACTTTCAACAGTCACCGCATCCACTACGACTGGCCGTATGTCACCGAAACCGAAGGTTACCCCGGCCCGGTGGTGCATGGACCACTCATTGCCACGCTCAATCTGCGCGCCTTCTGCCGGGCGAACCCGCAAGCGCGGGTGCGGCACTTTGAGTATCGCGGCATTCGTCCGTTGATTTCGCCGCACCCCTTCATCGTTGGCGGGCGCCTCTACGCGCCTGGCAGGGCTGAGTTGTGGGCCGGCAACGAGGCTGGCGTGGCGCAGCGTGCCGAACTGACTTTCGACTGACTTTTCGTTCCTGGCTTTTGCCTTGCACCACAACAACAAGAATCGAGGAAAACCGATGAACCGCAACAGTGACGAACTCAATGCGATCCGTGAAGGTGTGCGTGCGTTGTGCGCTGAATTCGATGCCGCTTACTGGCGTGGGATTGATGAGCAAAAAGGCTTTCCGGAAGCCTTCGTCGACGCATTGACCAAGGCCGGCTGGTTGGCGGCGATGATTCCGCTGCAGTACGGCGGCTCAGGATTGGGCCTTGCCGAAGCCTCGGTGATCCTGGAAGAAGTGAACCGTTGCGGCGGCAATTCCGGCACGGTGCACGGGCAGATGTACAACATGTTCACCTTGCTGCGAAATGGCAGCGAAGCGCAAAAAAGCTACTACCTGCCCAAGTTGGCCAGCGGCGAACTGCGCCTGCAATCGATGGGCGTCACCGAGCCGACCACGGGCACCGACACCACCAAGATCAAGACCAGCGCCGTGCGCAAGGGCGACAAGTACGTGATCAACGGCCAGAAAGTGTGGATCTCGCGCATCCAGCATTCCGACCTGATGATTCTGTTGGCTCGCACCACACCGCTGGCCGACGTGAAGAAAAAGTCCGAGGGCATGTCGATTTTCCTCGTCGACCTGCGCGAAGCCATCGGCAACGGACTGACCGTGCAGCCGATTGCCAACATGGTCAATCACGAGACCAACGAATTGTTCTTCGACAACCTGGAGATTCCGGCCGACAGCCTGATCGGCGAGGAGGGCAAGGGCTTCAAGTACATCCTTGATGGCTTGAATGCCGAGCGCACCCTGATCGCCGCCGAATGCATCGGTGACGGTCGCTGGTTCATTGAAAAGGCCAGCGCCTATGCCCGCGACCGGGTGGTGTTCGGCCGTCCAATCGGGCAAAACCAGGGTGTGCAGTTCCCGATTGCCGAGGCCCATATCGAAATCGAAGCCGCGGACCTGATGCGCTGGCGCGCCTGCGAGGAATACGACAGCGGGGTCAACGCCGGCGCCAGCGCCAACATGGCCAAATACCTGGCCGCCAAGGCGTCCTGGGAAGCAGCCAACGCGTGCCTGCAAACCCACGGTGGCTTTGGCTTCGCCTGCGAATACGACGTGGAGCGCAAATTCCGAGAGACGCGGCTTTATCAGGTTGCGCCGATTTCCACCAACCTGATTCTTTCGTATGTAGCCGAGCACTTGCTCGAGCTGCCGCGCAGCTTCTAGGGGCCATAGCCATGACTGATAAAACCCTGAATTTGCGCCCCCTCGATGGCATCACCGTTGTCAGCCTCGAACACGCCATTGCCGCGCCGTTTTGCACGCGGCAACTGGCGGACCTGGGTGCGCGGGTGATCAAGGTCGAACGGCCCGGCAGCGGCGATTTTGCCCGTGGCTATGACCAACGCGTGCGCGGCATGGCCTCGCATTTCGTCTGGACCAATCGCTCCAAGGAAAGCATCGCACTGGATCTCAAGCAACAGGAAGCTCAGGTCATTCTCGAGCAGCTATTGTAGCAAGCCGACGTGCTGGTGCAAAACCTGGCGCCGGGCGCTGCTGCACGCATGGGCCTGTCGTTCGAGGCATTGCATAAGGACTACCCGCAATTGATTGTTTGCGACATTTCCGGTTATGGCGAAGGCGGCACCTACGAAGACAAAAAGGCTTACGACCTGCTGATCCAGAGTGAAAGCGGCTTTCTCTCGGTCACTGGCAATGGTGAGGAGGAGGGCATGGCCAAGGCTGGTTGCTCGATCGCCGACATTTCCGCCGGTATGTATGCCTACACCGGCATTCTCTCGGCACTGCTACTGCGGGATAAAACCGGGAAGGGCAGTCGAGTCGAAGTTTCGATGCTGGAAAGCCTGGTGGAATGGATGGGTTTCCCGATGTACTACGCCTTTGAAGACGCCACGCCGCCGCAGCGCACGGGTGCGTCTCACGCGACGATTTATCCCTATGGGCCATTCCCGTCAGGCGACGGCGGCACCGTCATGATCGGGCTGCAAAACGAGCGTGAGTGGGTGCAGTTCTGCGAGCAGGTGCTTCAGCGTCCCGAGCTGATCGCCGACGAGCGTTTTTCCGCCAACTTCAAACGCTCGGACAACCGTCAGGCCTTGCGCGCCATCATTGTCGAAGTGTTCGTCCAACTGGATGCCGCGACCGTCATCGAAAGACTCGATGCCGCGCAAATCGCCAATGCCCAGGTCAACGACATGTCCGGCGTCTGGGAGCATCCGCAGCTCAAGGCGCGCAACCGCTGGACCGAGGTCGCCAGCCCGGTAGGCATCCTGCCCACACTGCTGCCACCGGCCAGCAGCAACGCGTTTTCACCCCGCATGGCGGCAGTACCGGGGCTTGGTCAACACAGCATCAAGTTGCTGATTGAATTGGGTTACAGCGCCATCGATATTCAACGCCTGAGCGAAACAGGCATCGTCCAGAACGGTTGAGGGAGTGTTGTGTATGTCCAGTCTGTTTGTTCGCACGGCGCTGTTTGTGCCGGGCAATCGTCCTGAACGGTTTGCCAAGGCGTTGGCCAGTGGTGCCGACGCGGTGATCATCGACCTCGAGGATGCCGTGCCCAGCGCGGAAAAAGCGGCGGCGCGCCAGCACCTGGCGCAGTTCATCCTGTGGAACAGGGACGTGCAGCTGCTGGTGCGGATCAACGCCACCGGCACCGTGGAACACGAAGCCGACCTTGAGGTGTGTCGTCAGCATCCGGACGTGGTCGGGATCATGTTGCCCAAGGCCGAGTCCGCCGCTCAGGTGAACCATGTCGCCACCAGCGGCAAAGCGGTCTGGCCCATCATCGAAAGTGCCCGGGGCATACTCGCGATCACCGAAATCGCCGCCTGCACCGGCGTCCGGCGCCTGACGTTCGGCGCACTCGATCTTGCGCTCGACCTGGGGTTGAAGGCTGGTAGTCCGGCCGCCGAAACCGTGTTCGACCAGACCCGTTTTGCGCTGCTGTTGCATTCACGGGTCAATGACCTGCAGCCGCCGCTGGACAGCGTCTATCCGAATTTCGAAGATGACACCGGGCTTGCCAACGCCATGCGACGTGGTCGCGATATGGGCATGGCCGGCGCCTTGTGCATCCATCCGCGTCAGGTGAATGTCGTGCACTCAGCCCTGGCGCCCAGCGCAGAAGAAAAAGCATGGGCACAGCGCATCGTCAGCGCGGCTGAGTCCGGAGAGGCAGCGTTCAAGGTTGACGGGGAAATGGTCGACGCGCCGGTGCTGGGTCGAGCACGAAGGTTGTTGGCGATTAACTAGGTTGATCACAGCACGGCTGGCAGTCTCAAACGGGAGGAGCCAGACACTGGGCCAGAAACGTCATGACAGCCTGCACCGACGCGGTATGACGAATATCGTTGTGAGTCACCAGCCATACTTCGCGCTCTAACGCGGGGCCGGAAATGGCGGCAGGCTTCAGTGAATATTGTTCACCGAGAAAGTAGGGCAGTGCTGCAAGTCCGACACCTGCTTTCGCAGCCATGGCCTGAATGTTCAGATCGTTGCTGCGTAGCAGGATTGGACGATCAGCGGCCTGTTTCAGCAGCCATACCTGCTGAGTGGTTTGTTCCATGCTTTCGTCATAGGCGATGAAGTTCAGTTGGTCGGCAGGCGTTCGATCCAGATAGTCGGCTGAACCATATAAGGCAAACGCAATGGTGGCGACTTTTCGGGCAACAAAGTCCGGCTCTGTGGGGCGACTCAAGCGAATGGCAACGTCCGCTTCCCGACGGGTGAGGGAGACGCTGCCAAGGTTGCCCAACAATTGCAAAGACAGTTGAGGATGTTCCCGACGAAGTTTCCCCAGATGCGGCGCGATCAATGAGCAGGCCAGCGCGGGTGGTGCGCTGACGGTCACCTCTCCGACTGCCCCGGCCTGACCTGCCAGCGCACTACGCTCCACGGCGAAGGATTCGACTTCCATGCGCTTGCCCAGTTTGGCAATACGCTCACCGTCCGCCGTCAGCTCATAGGACCTGGGGCGACGGTCTACCAGCTTCAGGTTCAGTGAAGCCTCCAGAGCGCTGATTCGCCTCGCTACCGTTGCGTGATCGACCTTCAACTTGCGCGCCGCTGCGGATAACGATTGTTCCTGGGCAAACACCGAGAAGTAGCGCAGATCTTCCCAATCAAACATCACATAACTCCTTCGTCGAGTCAGGGTGACTGCCTGTCACGTGGCAAACATCAGTTCTGGGCGCTGCACGATTGAGCGAACTTGCGATAACTGATCCGTTTCAGGCTACCCGCGGTCGTACTGTAGGTCATATGCGCCTCGACCACCTGGCACGCCGATGGATCAGGTTCCCCAGTCACGCACACGTTCTATGCAATTTTGCACAAGCGCGTCATCACTTTTGCCTTTGTAGACGGGGACCAAATTGCCGCCGAGAAAGGGCGATGCTTCAGGACTGAGGAAGGAAACGTGGGACATCTACGCCTTGCTTCCAACCCAACAGTGCATCAGCCGCGGCGTCGGCGAACTGCGCATACATCTCATCAGTCGGCCAGCCGAGATGGGAAGTCAGGATGACATTCGACAGACCCGTCAAGGCGTGCCCTTGAGGCAAAGGCTCCTGATCGAACACGTCAAGTGCAGCGCCCGCAATACGACGTTCCTGAAGGGTTTGCACCAGCGCGGCTTCATCGATAATCGGGCCACGTGCCGTGTTGACGATGTAGGCTGATGGCTTCATCAAGGCCAGGCGCCGTGCGTCAATCAGCCCTCGGGATTCGGGGGCCAGCGTGGCGTGAACGGAGACGATGTCGGACTGCCTCATCAGGTCATCCAGCTCCAGTGCCGTGGCACCCATCGCCGCAGCGTCTTGCGTTGTCAGCCTCAGGCCCCACGCTACGACATTCATGCCGAACACTTGGGCAACTTGTGTGACGTAACGACCGATATTGCCCATGCCCACGATGCCCAGTGTTTTGCCGCGCAGCACGCGCGTCATTGGCGTTGGCCATTCACCGCGTTTGACGGCGCTGTCGACCCATGGGATTTCTCTCATCAACGCCATCATCAGGCCAAAGGTGAATTCACCCGCGCTGGTGCAGAAACCCCCAGTGGCCTTGGCAATCACGATACCCAGCCTTTGCGCCGCTTCCAGATCGATGTGATAAGCATGATTGCCTGTTTGGGCGATGATGCGCAGTTCCGGGACTTGTTCCATGAACTCGGCGGTGAACAAGGTACGCTCACGATTGGCGATGACCGCGTCAAAACCTTGCAAGTCTTCTGGACCCTCAAGCGGCCCGGTGAAGATTTTGACCTGGGCGTGTTCACGCAGCCGGCGGATGCCTGAGGTGCTTTCGTAGGCATGGTGAATATCGTTAAGGACGGCAATACGCATCTTTGATTACCTGTAATTTTTTGATCAAACCGAACAGTGATCAGTGTCCCAACGTATTCAGCTTGCCCATTGCGGGCAACCGAGTTTTTAGCCACTTTCGGTTTACAAAAAATCAAGGAATGCGCGGAGGTTATTTGATTTCCAGCCGCTTGAATCTCGACGCCAGTGTCGTGGGCTTGATCCCCAGTAACTCGGCGGCGCCACCCTTGCCAAACAACTTTCCATCCGAGGCTTTGAGTGCGGCTTGCATGTTGCAACGCTCAAGCTCGCGAATCTGCGCGTCGGTCAGAATCTCGGTCGGTGGGGAGGGCTGCATGATTGCTGAAGGGCTCGGTTTCGGTTCGTCGGGCAGGTCCAGGTTCAAGTCAGCGCCGTTCGAGGTGATCAATGCGCGTTCAATGACGTTTTGCAGCTCACGAATATTTCCCGGCCAGGAATAGCGTTGCAGCCGCTCGATGTCGCTGTTGCGCAGACGCCGCCCCGGCATATTCAGGCGCTTGCCCGTCTGTTTGAGAAAGTGCGCGGCCAGAGGCGCAATATCCATCGGCCGTTCGCGCAGTGCCGGCGACTGGATAGGGAAAACGTTGAGCCGGAAATACAGGTCTTCGCGAAAGTTTTTCGCGGCGACTTCTTGCCGAAGATCCCGGTTGGTCGCGGCAATGATCCGCACATCGACCTTGCGGGTGCGTTCTTCGCCGACCCGTTCGAACTGGCCTTCCTGCAACACCCGCAGCAATTTGCTTTGCAGCTCCAAAGGGATTTCTCCGATTTCGTCGAGAAACAGCGTGCCGCCATCCGCCAGTTCAAAGCGTCCGACGCGGTCCCGCACGGCGCCGGTAAAGGCGCCCCGAATGTGCCCGAAAAACTCGCTTTCAAACAATTCGGCCGGAATCGCCGCGCAGTTGACGCGAATCAGCGGACTGGCATTGCGCCGGCTGGCTTGATGGATTGCGCGGGCGATCAGTTCCTTGCCGGTCCCCGATTCGCCGTTGATCAGCACGCTGGCATCGGTGGGGGCGACCACGTCGATCTGTTTGATGATTTTTTTGATCGGCTCGCTCTGGCCGACGATTTCGCGGAAGTTGTGCTCGATGTGAATCTCTTCCTGCAAGTACGCGTTTTGCTCTTCCAACCGATCCTTTAGCACCTTGAGTTCTTCCAGGGCACTTTGCAGTTGGTTTTCAGTGCTGCGCCGTTCGGTGATGTCACGAAACACCACCACAGCACCCACAATGCGCCCATCGGAAATCACCGGTGTGCTGGTGAATTCCACCGGAAACGAACTGCCGTCACGACGCCAGAACACCTCCTGACGTCCCTCATGCATCACGCCGTCGCGCACGGCCTTGTAGATAGGGCAATCATCGACCGGGTAGTGGCTGCCGTCGGCGTGGGTGTGGTGGTGGATGCGATGGATATTCTTGCCGATCATGTCCTGCGGTTCCCAACCCAGCATGCGCGCACCGGCCG of the Pseudomonas sp. MAG733B genome contains:
- a CDS encoding LysR family transcriptional regulator — protein: MFDWEDLRYFSVFAQEQSLSAAARKLKVDHATVARRISALEASLNLKLVDRRPRSYELTADGERIAKLGKRMEVESFAVERSALAGQAGAVGEVTVSAPPALACSLIAPHLGKLRREHPQLSLQLLGNLGSVSLTRREADVAIRLSRPTEPDFVARKVATIAFALYGSADYLDRTPADQLNFIAYDESMEQTTQQVWLLKQAADRPILLRSNDLNIQAMAAKAGVGLAALPYFLGEQYSLKPAAISGPALEREVWLVTHNDIRHTASVQAVMTFLAQCLAPPV
- a CDS encoding acyl-CoA dehydrogenase family protein; amino-acid sequence: MNRNSDELNAIREGVRALCAEFDAAYWRGIDEQKGFPEAFVDALTKAGWLAAMIPLQYGGSGLGLAEASVILEEVNRCGGNSGTVHGQMYNMFTLLRNGSEAQKSYYLPKLASGELRLQSMGVTEPTTGTDTTKIKTSAVRKGDKYVINGQKVWISRIQHSDLMILLARTTPLADVKKKSEGMSIFLVDLREAIGNGLTVQPIANMVNHETNELFFDNLEIPADSLIGEEGKGFKYILDGLNAERTLIAAECIGDGRWFIEKASAYARDRVVFGRPIGQNQGVQFPIAEAHIEIEAADLMRWRACEEYDSGVNAGASANMAKYLAAKASWEAANACLQTHGGFGFACEYDVERKFRETRLYQVAPISTNLILSYVAEHLLELPRSF
- a CDS encoding transposase, producing MTDSPYAALIGRSERTTEHLSVSLAKRIAATLGESAPASGQTLPALWHWAFFQPAMEEEGLGNDGHPAHSSLLPAIQNRNRMWAGGRVEFLEALRVGVEATRITTVLKIEEKSGRTGSLLFATLRHDYVQDGRLAIREEQDIVYREPTPPRLASGEALPLAGWQESITPTPVLLFRYSAVTFNSHRIHYDWPYVTETEGYPGPVVHGPLIATLNLRAFCRANPQARVRHFEYRGIRPLISPHPFIVGGRLYAPGRAELWAGNEAGVAQRAELTFD
- a CDS encoding sigma 54-interacting transcriptional regulator, encoding MNEADSLTGWADLAYSSRHMVFEHCAEAIVLLNPFTDRLGDLNIAACKLLGYPRQELLELPVSKLFGHQLADLIVFTQAVMDKGRGWSEELSCNCKSGERIELEISATILQIKGEQQLILVLRELSHEKYQRDQAHTERTMRGGLIEWRNILNLFQETERDNQLLLSSVGDGIYSINSDGLATFVNPAGARMLGWEPQDMIGKNIHRIHHHTHADGSHYPVDDCPIYKAVRDGVMHEGRQEVFWRRDGSSFPVEFTSTPVISDGRIVGAVVVFRDITERRSTENQLQSALEELKVLKDRLEEQNAYLQEEIHIEHNFREIVGQSEPIKKIIKQIDVVAPTDASVLINGESGTGKELIARAIHQASRRNASPLIRVNCAAIPAELFESEFFGHIRGAFTGAVRDRVGRFELADGGTLFLDEIGEIPLELQSKLLRVLQEGQFERVGEERTRKVDVRIIAATNRDLRQEVAAKNFREDLYFRLNVFPIQSPALRERPMDIAPLAAHFLKQTGKRLNMPGRRLRNSDIERLQRYSWPGNIRELQNVIERALITSNGADLNLDLPDEPKPSPSAIMQPSPPTEILTDAQIRELERCNMQAALKASDGKLFGKGGAAELLGIKPTTLASRFKRLEIK
- a CDS encoding CoA ester lyase: MSSLFVRTALFVPGNRPERFAKALASGADAVIIDLEDAVPSAEKAAARQHLAQFILWNRDVQLLVRINATGTVEHEADLEVCRQHPDVVGIMLPKAESAAQVNHVATSGKAVWPIIESARGILAITEIAACTGVRRLTFGALDLALDLGLKAGSPAAETVFDQTRFALLLHSRVNDLQPPLDSVYPNFEDDTGLANAMRRGRDMGMAGALCIHPRQVNVVHSALAPSAEEKAWAQRIVSAAESGEAAFKVDGEMVDAPVLGRARRLLAIN
- a CDS encoding D-2-hydroxyacid dehydrogenase family protein, yielding MRIAVLNDIHHAYESTSGIRRLREHAQVKIFTGPLEGPEDLQGFDAVIANRERTLFTAEFMEQVPELRIIAQTGNHAYHIDLEAAQRLGIVIAKATGGFCTSAGEFTFGLMMALMREIPWVDSAVKRGEWPTPMTRVLRGKTLGIVGMGNIGRYVTQVAQVFGMNVVAWGLRLTTQDAAAMGATALELDDLMRQSDIVSVHATLAPESRGLIDARRLALMKPSAYIVNTARGPIIDEAALVQTLQERRIAGAALDVFDQEPLPQGHALTGLSNVILTSHLGWPTDEMYAQFADAAADALLGWKQGVDVPRFLPQS